The following is a genomic window from Variovorax paradoxus.
GTTCATGGGCAGGCTCCGGGGGTTGGATGAAGGGAAAGGACTTGGCAGGCCTCGTCAGCGATCACCTGTTCTTCGTCGGTGTGCATGACGAGCATGGCGATCCGAGCGTCTTCGGGCCCGGGCGGCATGTCGAGCCAGGCGAGATGGCGACATACGGCGTCTCGCACAGCCGGCTGGTTCTCGCCGACGCCGGCCGTGAACACGAGCGCATCGAGCCCGCCGAGCGTGGTGGCGATCGCGGCCACTTCGCGCGCGATGCGCAGTGCATACAGCGCGAGCGATTCGTGTGCCTCGGGCACGTCGCTCGCGAGCAGTTCGCGCACGTCGCCCGAGACGCCGGACAGCCCCAAGAGGCCCGAGCGGTGATAGAGCATGTCTTCGACCATGTCGATCGACTGACCGGGCTGCCTGAGCAGATGAATCAGTACGCCGGGGTCGAGCGCGCCGCTGCGCGTGGCCATCTGAATGCCGTCGAGCGTGGAAAAGCCCATGCTGGTCTCGCGGCTCGGACCGTGCAGCAAGCCGCACAAGCTGTGCACCGCTGCCCAGATGCGCGACCACGACGCGACCCGTGGCGATCCCGGGGTGCTGCTGCCGCAGCTGCGACGCGATGCATTGGTACGACAGGCCATGAAAGCCGTAGCGCCTGATGCCCTGGTCGAACAGCGCGCGCGGCAGCGCATAGCGGCGCGACGCAGCGCTCTGGCTTCGGTGGAAGGCCGTGTCGAACGAGGCCGACTGCGGCAGCGCCGGTGCGACGCGCCGCAGCGCATGGATCAGTCGCAGGCTCTGCGGCTGGTGCAGCGGCGCGAGCGACGCCAGTGCCTCGATTGCGGCGAGCGTGCCCTCGGTGATTGCCACAGGGCCGTCGAACGCGTCCCCCCCGTGCACGACGCGGTGGCCGGCCGCGACGAGCCGTGCGCGGGGCGCGGCATCGTTGACCCAATCCAGTGCCTTCGCCATCACGCCAGACAAGGCATCGGGCGACGCATCGAAGGTGCATCGGGCAATGGCGCGTGCCGCGCCGGCGTCGATCGCGAACAGCCCGAGCTTGATCGATGAGGACCCGGGATTGAAGGTCAGCAACACATTGCCTGTCATGGGCCATCATGCACCGCTTCCCCGGTCCGCGGTGTCTTGAATGGTCTCGCTCGCGCAAGCGCCTGCGCAGCGGACACTTTGGCGGGCGGATCGCGCGGCTCGCAGCGCTTCGCAGGCTCGCTTGCCGTCGATGCAGCCCGCGCCGGCACGTGGATGGCGTATTCGGACCCGTCCATCGCCAAGGCGTCCGCAATGGACCGCATCGGGCCCACTGGCCAAGTTCGACCTCTCGCGTGGCGGGTTGATCCGGTGCCAAGCGTTGGAAACACGATCTCGACAGGGGCATTCCGCTGGGCTCGGGCCCACGCTCGGCCGGGGACGCATTCAAGGTTTTGCGAAATCCGATGGCCGCCGACGTGCTTCGCCTGTCCACGAAGCGCCACACTTCGATGATCACGCCACAGAAACAGGCACGCGGCGCGGTTTGGTGATCAACTGCGACTTCCATGGCACACAAGGCCGCAACAACACCTCCCGCCTCTGCGCGCCCACCGCCGTGCACGCGTTCGGTGGCAGCGTCGTGTTCAGCGACACCTTGATGTCGCGCTTACACGTTCAGTCATCCAAGCACGCTCGGCATACGGACGCCCGCCAGCCGTCGCAGGCGCTGGGCCTGTGCTTGCTCTGTGCGCTGCTCTGGTGGCTGTCGGCGGGCAGCGCGCTGGCGGCCGTCAACTGCACTGCGACTATGGACAACGTCGCATTCGGCACGGTCGACTTGGTCGCCGGGGGCTCCCCCTCGCCCGCCAACGCCACGCTGAACTACACCTGCACGAATGACGGGCTGCTCACCGAACAGGCCAGGGTCTGCTTCAACATCGGCGACGGCAACGAAGGGTTGGGAAACTTCAATCCGCGCGTCATGAAGAATCCTGCGGGGAACACCTTGAGCTTTCAGCTCTACCAAGCGACGGGCGGCCTGGTGTGGGGATCGAACGGCAATGCGGTCGCGCCGAACCCCTTTACCGTTGGACTGAGCATCCCGCCTTGGACGCTTTTCGGCGGCGTGGGGCGCGTCTCGGGAAGCACCAACCTGCGCGGGGAACTGGTCGCAGGCCAAAGCACGGTGCCGCCAGCCATCTACCAAGACGATTTTTCGGGTGGGCACACCTCCATCATGGTCACATCGAACGCGTTCGCCATGCCCACCAACTGCAACAACGTACTGCTCTCCAACAGATTCGCTTTCAGGGTCACAGCGACGGTGGCCAAGAGCTGCCTCTTCACGGCCGATCCCCTGAACTTCGGTACGGTATCCGGCCTGCCTGGCGCCGCCGATGTCGACCAGGCGAGCACGATCAGCATCATCTGCACGACGCCGACCGCGTACACGGTCGCCCTGACACCGTCCAATGGCTCGACAACCGGCGCCGGCGCGATGACGCCGACAGGTGGTGTGCCGGGCAACACCGACTCCGTCGCGTACCAGTTGCACCGCAACGCGGCCCGTTCGAGCCCCTGGGGCAGCACCGCCGGCGCGAACACGGTCGCAGGGGCCGGCAACGGATTGGCGCAGGCGCTGACGGTGTACAGCCGTGTCCTCGGCAGCAGCGCCAACGTGCGCCCCGACAGCTACCGGGACGTCGTGACGGTCACTGTCACCTACTGAAGCGCGGGGGCCGGCGGCCGAAGCGGCGATCCGTCCAGACGCCATCGAAGTCATACACCGAACAAACGTCCGCTCCCGACGAGGGGTACGCGTCCCGGGATCACGTGTGCTCTTAGGGCCCGGCGAGCCACCCGCGTGCGATGCGGCATCCACTCGACAAGGGGCCGATGGACGGGTCGCGACGTCCCCTTGTTTGGCGTGGTCCGGGGACCATGCGGAAGCCCACCCCAAGTGCGCGCCCGGCGCGAGGCGCCATCGCAGATTCGAGGCGCCCTTCGGATCATCGCCTGTGCCGTGTGTGCACGTGGGCAGCTTTGCCCGGCTGCGCTCCCGCTGAACGCGCCGGTCGTACCGGGCAGCCTACGAGTAGGTGATCTCATGCGGATGGAATGGAACACCTCGTTCCATTCCCACCAGCTTGACCCTGACGCAATCGCCGCTCATGCCGGTGATGACGCCGCTCACGCCCGCGATTTCGACCAAGCCGCCGCGCCGCGCGGGCACGGAGAACTTCTGCCGAATGCAGGCGAGCGTGTCGTTCTTTTTCAGGGGCATGTGTGTCCTCGTGAGCGAAAAAAACCCAGCGAGCAGCTGGGTGTGAACCTCGGTGCGGTGGCGCACTGAGGTCCCGCAGAGGAAGCGGGAGTACTTAAGTTAGGTCCTCCCCCCGTTTGCAAGCGTCGGACAAGGGCCTGCTTCCGATGACCGCATCGGCTGACACGCGTTGCGAGCCCTTCGGAGGGCCTTTCGTGCGGCCCAACACCGCGATGGGCCGCTTTTTGCGCACCAGGTCACGCTGCGGCCACATCTTTGTCATCGCTGGGCCTTTTGTTAACAAATCCCCGTAGAGTCCGCTTTTTTAACGTTCCGGCACCCAGTTGTGCCCGAACGTTCGCTTCTGCCCTGGCGACTCGCTGCGCAGCGGTGCCATCCAAGGGAGCAGAGTGCGATTCCACAAAATTGATGGAGGCAGGGTCGTGGCCGCGTGCAATTCAGCACAGCCCGACGCCTTGCCTCGCCATCTCGCACAGACGGCGCGAGTCCTATCTCCCCTCGTTTGCATCCTGGCATTCGGCGCCTCAGCGGCGCTGGCCAATCCGGGAGGCATCGCCGCGCCGGCGGCCGCCGATCGCAGCCACGCGTCCTACGACGCCCGGCAACACGACGCGCTGATTGGCGCGCAACGGGCGGGACGCATCACGGCCGCTCGGGCATTCGCGCAATTGAAGGCGTGGCTCGCCATGCCCCTCAGCGACGCCGAACGCCAACGCATGGTTTCCGACGCGGTCGTGCTCGCCGTGGACGCGGGCCAGTTCGCCGATGCGGCGGCCCTCGGTCGCGAGCGATCGCCCGCCAGAGTGAACAGCTACGCCCTGGGGCCATTGGCGGGAGCCGCACGCCGCGCGCAAGACCTTGCGCTGCAAGGCGAGACCGTTGCGG
Proteins encoded in this region:
- a CDS encoding Csu type fimbrial protein yields the protein MINCDFHGTQGRNNTSRLCAPTAVHAFGGSVVFSDTLMSRLHVQSSKHARHTDARQPSQALGLCLLCALLWWLSAGSALAAVNCTATMDNVAFGTVDLVAGGSPSPANATLNYTCTNDGLLTEQARVCFNIGDGNEGLGNFNPRVMKNPAGNTLSFQLYQATGGLVWGSNGNAVAPNPFTVGLSIPPWTLFGGVGRVSGSTNLRGELVAGQSTVPPAIYQDDFSGGHTSIMVTSNAFAMPTNCNNVLLSNRFAFRVTATVAKSCLFTADPLNFGTVSGLPGAADVDQASTISIICTTPTAYTVALTPSNGSTTGAGAMTPTGGVPGNTDSVAYQLHRNAARSSPWGSTAGANTVAGAGNGLAQALTVYSRVLGSSANVRPDSYRDVVTVTVTY